The stretch of DNA ATTGATGTGATAGCTACTGATCATGCACCCCATCATCTGGATGAAAAATATATTGAATTTGAAAGTGCAGAATTTGGTATGACAGGGCTTCAAACAGCCTTACCAATATTGATAAAGCAGATTGAAGAAAACAAGTTAGCCTATGAAGATGTAGCTAGAGTTTTATGTTATAATCCAGCAAAAATATTAGGTATAAATAAAGGTTATATATCAAAAAACTATACTGCAGATATAATTGTTATTGATCCTAACATGGAATATATATTTGATGATAAAATAAATAAATCAAAATCTATCAATACACCCTTCTATAACAAAAAATTAAAAGGCACTGTTATCTACACAATTAAAAATGGTAGCATTATTTATAAATATTTTTAGCAACAGAAAAAATAAATTATTCCTGCTACTATAATTATTGCCAGTACATATAATGTATACTTATTAAGCTTTTTTGAAGCCGTAAATAATACAAACATACCTTTAAAAATAGTATTCATAAAAGAGGCCAGTACTATAGCTTTGCTAGCAGTTATTAAATCAATATTTTTCCTTGACAAATCTGATACAGAAATAGCTATTGCATCGACGTCTATTATACCAGAGATTAATGAAATAATATATATCCCAGCATCCTCAAAATAAAACTTAAAAACATGTGTTAAATATATTATTATAAGTAATAATAATCCAAATTTGAAAGCAGTACTTAATTGCAAAGGATTGTCAAAAATCTGCTTGTAATCTTTATCTAAATTTTGATATATTAATTTTTTATTATTTGAAAAGATTAGCCAAAAAAGTGTTGCTAGTACAATAAATAGTAAAAACATAAATATAACAGGAAAAATTAAGTAATTAAATAATTTATCATTTATTATTACAGAAATAGCTAATACTCTCAAAAACATTATGCTCCAAGCAATTAATATGCCAGAAAAAACTATTTGTGGATTAGAATAATTTTTACTAATTTTTGACATACTAATTGTTAGTGCAGTAGATGAGGCTAACCCACCAAAAACACTTGTAATTAAGATTCCTTTTTTAGGACCAAGAAATTTTATAAATACATACCCAATAAAGGATAAACCTGCAATAAGTACAACAAAAAACCATATTTGAAACGGGTTAAAAGCTTCCCAAGGCCCATAATTCTTATTTGGCAAAAAAGGCAGCACACAAACAGTTATAAGAAGGAATTTTAACATTGCATAAAGCTCCACATCCTCTATCCTTTCAATAAAGCCATGTAATTTAGGTTTTAGGCTTAATAAAAATGCTACTATAACAGTTAAAGCTATGGATATAACCCTAAAATCTAAGGCAATTAAAACCCCTATGATAAAAGTAATGAATGCTACAACTACAGTAGTTGCCCCAACTCCCCTCTCAATTTTTACTTCCATAATATATAAGGTTGTTAAAAAGATTGATAAGCAGAAAAGCGAAACCACAGTAAAAGAATAGTGAAAGTAAATACCTACATAACCAGATAAAGCCCCAAATAGAGCAATAAAACCAAAAGTCCTTATGCCAACTATTTCACCTATATTCTTTTGAGTTCTAACGCCTCTTTCAAGACCTATTATTATACCTAAGAGCAATGATAGGATTAAATTAATAAACATTTCAGACATATTAATATTATATATAAAAAAATAGTGAACTAAAATGTTAATCCAACAATCTAAATAATAAAAAAGGAGGTGTAAAAATGAAAAGATTTCTATTTACAATTATAGCTTTAACAATTTCATATTTTTTTGTTATAGGGCTAAGCACATCAGTTTCTTTTAACAACATTGATAACGATTTAAACTACGCTCAACTACAACAAAATTTAAGAGGTGAAAAAAATAATCAAATAAACAACAAAGATCAAAAAAACTTTAGAAATCCTTCAAAAAAAGGCTTAAAACAAAAGGGTAACTCAAAAATGCAAAATAACAAACCCTGTCCCGGGATGAAGAATATGAAAAATAATAATCAAATGAGAAAAGATAAACAACAGATGCAGCAAAAGAAGGGATATAATAAACAACAGATGAATAATAATATGCCAAAAAATAAGTATAATCAGTAAGTTAAACCAACCCCATTAATTGCCAATTTAGAAGTAAAAGCCTTAAAAGCCTTAGTTGATTTTTTAAGCAACTAAGGCTTTCTTTTTAA from Deferribacterota bacterium encodes:
- a CDS encoding MgtC/SapB family protein — translated: MSEMFINLILSLLLGIIIGLERGVRTQKNIGEIVGIRTFGFIALFGALSGYVGIYFHYSFTVVSLFCLSIFLTTLYIMEVKIERGVGATTVVVAFITFIIGVLIALDFRVISIALTVIVAFLLSLKPKLHGFIERIEDVELYAMLKFLLITVCVLPFLPNKNYGPWEAFNPFQIWFFVVLIAGLSFIGYVFIKFLGPKKGILITSVFGGLASSTALTISMSKISKNYSNPQIVFSGILIAWSIMFLRVLAISVIINDKLFNYLIFPVIFMFLLFIVLATLFWLIFSNNKKLIYQNLDKDYKQIFDNPLQLSTAFKFGLLLLIIIYLTHVFKFYFEDAGIYIISLISGIIDVDAIAISVSDLSRKNIDLITASKAIVLASFMNTIFKGMFVLFTASKKLNKYTLYVLAIIIVAGIIYFFCC